A DNA window from Candidatus Sulfidibacterium hydrothermale contains the following coding sequences:
- the rpsT gene encoding 30S ribosomal protein S20: protein MANHKSALKRIRQNEKRRVHNRYYAKTVRNAVKKFRALTDPKEAAEQMPRLYAMIDKLAKKKIIHKNKAGNLKSKITKHVNKLA, encoded by the coding sequence ATGGCTAATCATAAATCAGCTCTCAAAAGAATCAGACAAAACGAAAAGAGAAGAGTGCATAATCGTTACTATGCCAAAACAGTACGTAATGCAGTGAAGAAATTCAGAGCACTGACCGACCCAAAAGAAGCTGCCGAGCAGATGCCCAGACTGTATGCAATGATTGACAAACTGGCAAAGAAAAAAATTATTCATAAGAACAAAGCGGGCAATCTGAAATCAAAGATTACCAAACATGTGAATAAATTGGCCTAA
- a CDS encoding TonB-dependent receptor produces the protein MTVSVFQNRNILMPVLGLLFFVASSARAQNHADTLRQKHNESVVIYGSSRPRTGTALKVERKPEVPSLAFPSSPVSSSFFDKKVPTVLQLQPVKPLTHIPVAEKLSVWNNLLTLGLGSRISPLMEYYYSGGKAKRYRLTVDLRHHSSFLNIKDYLPSPYTDSKAGIWYDRFFRYHILSFSGGYQIRSNRYYGYNTAGDTLDYDTKDPNLKQYYQKASFGVQFASAYRTNYKLHHFFRADAYYLSDKHGMSETYAGFQFDLHKSFKVTNIFNHQQLGTEGGFCYYQNEADELPEGYRSEEDYFARFMPYFDARYGMFSFKAGFNFQWLKQQSDKLHFYPYLHVNVNVAPGVFSFFAGVDGGLNKNSLDKMSRENPFLSSMQKDFRWENTKFEAFGGFRGNIARRFGFEFRTGYRSFSDMAYFNHDISLNIGPLFYTNSNGEYIAFKNAYMVYYTSGHVLDLSGSLTYGNVPGLDVWLKGTYHQYSLDDTEHPLYKPLFEMQMGVSYELKKIKPWFEVNYMAERWAETYQWNIYYPEDPYYRLSRYLDVNIGADYLIDKQLSAFIRVTNLLNKQYFRYDGYPVVGLEVMAGIRYRF, from the coding sequence ATGACGGTAAGTGTTTTTCAAAATCGAAATATTTTGATGCCGGTGCTGGGGCTTCTGTTTTTTGTAGCTTCTTCGGCCCGGGCCCAGAACCATGCGGATACATTAAGACAAAAACACAACGAAAGTGTGGTGATTTACGGAAGTAGTCGTCCGCGGACAGGTACTGCTCTGAAAGTGGAAAGAAAACCCGAGGTTCCTTCCCTTGCTTTTCCGTCAAGTCCAGTTTCTTCTTCCTTTTTTGATAAAAAAGTGCCTACTGTTTTGCAGCTTCAGCCGGTAAAACCGCTGACACATATACCGGTAGCTGAAAAATTATCTGTTTGGAATAACTTATTGACGCTGGGGTTGGGAAGCCGTATCAGTCCGCTGATGGAATATTACTATTCCGGAGGGAAAGCAAAACGGTACCGGTTAACGGTAGATTTACGGCACCACTCGTCCTTTTTGAATATTAAAGATTATTTGCCTTCTCCTTATACGGATTCGAAAGCCGGAATCTGGTACGACCGTTTTTTCCGGTATCATATTTTGTCTTTTTCCGGCGGATATCAAATCCGGTCTAACCGCTATTACGGATACAATACGGCTGGTGATACTTTGGATTACGATACCAAAGATCCGAACCTAAAACAGTATTATCAGAAAGCTTCTTTTGGGGTGCAGTTTGCCAGTGCTTATCGCACCAACTATAAGTTACATCATTTTTTCCGGGCAGATGCGTATTATCTTTCTGATAAGCACGGCATGTCAGAAACCTATGCCGGTTTTCAGTTCGATTTGCACAAAAGTTTTAAAGTAACCAACATTTTTAATCATCAGCAACTGGGTACGGAAGGTGGGTTCTGTTATTATCAAAACGAAGCGGATGAATTACCGGAAGGTTACCGCTCGGAGGAAGATTATTTTGCCCGTTTCATGCCCTATTTTGATGCCCGTTACGGAATGTTTTCTTTTAAAGCCGGGTTTAATTTCCAGTGGCTTAAGCAGCAGAGTGACAAGTTACATTTCTATCCTTATTTGCATGTTAATGTGAATGTAGCACCGGGGGTATTTTCTTTTTTCGCCGGTGTGGACGGTGGGCTAAACAAAAATTCGCTGGACAAAATGAGCCGGGAGAATCCGTTTCTTTCTTCCATGCAGAAAGATTTCCGGTGGGAGAATACCAAATTTGAAGCCTTTGGCGGCTTCCGCGGCAATATTGCCCGGCGTTTTGGTTTTGAATTCCGTACCGGATATCGTTCGTTTTCCGATATGGCCTATTTCAATCATGATATTTCCCTGAATATTGGCCCGCTTTTTTACACCAACAGCAACGGGGAATATATTGCGTTTAAAAATGCTTATATGGTTTATTATACTTCCGGACATGTGCTGGATTTGAGCGGTAGTCTGACTTATGGAAATGTTCCGGGTTTGGATGTGTGGCTGAAAGGAACGTATCATCAATATTCGCTTGACGATACGGAACATCCGTTATATAAGCCGTTATTTGAGATGCAAATGGGAGTGTCTTATGAGTTGAAAAAAATAAAACCCTGGTTTGAAGTGAATTATATGGCCGAGCGCTGGGCCGAAACCTATCAGTGGAATATCTATTATCCGGAAGATCCTTATTACCGTTTATCGCGTTATTTGGATGTAAACATCGGAGCCGATTATCTTATCGACAAACAACTGTCCGCTTTTATCCGGGTAACCAACCTGCTGAATAAACAATATTTTCGTTATGATGGATATCCGGTAGTTGGCTTGGAAGTTATGGCAGGAATCCGATACCGGTTTTAA
- the pckA gene encoding phosphoenolpyruvate carboxykinase (ATP), with product MERSALNQYGIHDVKEILHNPSYETLFEEETKPGLEGYEKGQVTELGAVNVMTGIFTGRSPKDKYIVMDDVTRDTIWWNNPISPNDNKPISPEIWKDLKETSARQLSGKRLFVMDSFCGADKASRMKVRFITEVAWQAHFVKNMFIRPTEEELENYGEPDFVVLNASKTVNKKWKEHGLNSEVYTAFNLTERMQVIGGTWYGGEMKKGIFAMMNYYLPLKGMASMHCSANMGKKGDVAIFFGLSGTGKTTLSTDPKRLLIGDDEHGWDDNGVFNFEGGCYAKVIHLDKEAEPDIYNAIKRNALLENVTVDENGKIDFDDDSVTQNTRVSYPIYHIKNIVKPVSRGGHAEKVIFLSADAFGVLPPVSKLTKEQTKYHFLSGFTAKLAGTERGVTSPQPTFSACFGEAFLSLHPTKYGEELVKKMEQNNTKAYLVNTGWNGTGKRISIKDTRAIIDAILDGSIEKAETKTIPIFNLEVPTALPNVDPDILDPRDTYSNPSEWEEKAKDLASRFIENFKKYTDTEEGQRLVAAGPQLP from the coding sequence ATGGAAAGATCAGCGTTAAACCAATACGGAATTCATGATGTAAAAGAAATTTTACATAATCCGTCTTATGAAACACTTTTTGAAGAAGAAACCAAACCCGGTTTAGAGGGGTATGAAAAAGGGCAGGTTACCGAACTGGGAGCCGTCAATGTAATGACCGGCATTTTTACGGGACGGTCACCAAAAGACAAATACATTGTCATGGATGACGTTACCCGGGATACCATCTGGTGGAACAATCCGATTTCACCCAATGATAACAAGCCCATTTCACCTGAAATCTGGAAAGACCTGAAAGAAACCTCAGCACGTCAGCTCTCGGGAAAAAGACTTTTTGTAATGGATAGTTTTTGCGGTGCAGATAAAGCATCGCGGATGAAAGTCCGTTTTATCACCGAAGTAGCCTGGCAGGCCCATTTTGTAAAAAATATGTTTATCCGGCCTACGGAAGAAGAACTGGAAAATTACGGTGAACCTGATTTTGTAGTCCTGAATGCATCGAAAACGGTCAATAAAAAATGGAAGGAACACGGCCTGAATTCAGAAGTCTATACGGCATTTAATCTGACCGAAAGAATGCAGGTTATCGGCGGAACCTGGTATGGCGGTGAAATGAAAAAAGGCATTTTTGCCATGATGAACTACTATCTGCCGTTAAAAGGAATGGCTTCGATGCACTGTTCGGCCAACATGGGAAAAAAAGGCGATGTCGCCATCTTTTTCGGCTTATCCGGCACCGGAAAAACCACCCTTTCCACCGACCCGAAACGGTTGCTCATCGGTGATGACGAACACGGATGGGATGACAACGGAGTATTTAATTTCGAAGGCGGTTGTTATGCCAAGGTAATCCATCTCGACAAAGAAGCAGAACCCGATATTTATAATGCCATCAAACGCAATGCTTTACTTGAAAATGTTACGGTGGATGAAAATGGAAAAATTGATTTTGATGACGATTCGGTTACCCAAAACACACGGGTTTCTTATCCGATTTACCACATCAAAAACATTGTAAAACCGGTTTCACGCGGCGGACACGCCGAAAAGGTTATTTTCCTGAGTGCAGATGCTTTTGGTGTTTTACCTCCGGTTTCCAAGCTGACCAAAGAGCAGACAAAATACCACTTCTTATCCGGATTTACCGCCAAACTGGCCGGTACCGAGCGGGGAGTTACCAGTCCGCAACCGACTTTCTCGGCCTGTTTTGGAGAGGCTTTCCTGTCGCTTCACCCCACAAAATACGGTGAAGAGCTGGTAAAAAAGATGGAGCAAAATAATACGAAAGCTTATCTTGTAAATACGGGCTGGAACGGAACCGGCAAACGAATCTCCATCAAAGACACCCGCGCCATCATTGATGCCATTCTGGATGGTTCCATTGAAAAAGCAGAAACCAAAACCATTCCCATTTTTAACCTTGAAGTGCCCACGGCCCTTCCTAATGTCGATCCGGATATTCTTGATCCGCGCGATACTTACAGCAATCCTTCGGAATGGGAAGAAAAAGCCAAAGACCTGGCTTCACGGTTTATTGAGAACTTTAAAAAGTATACCGATACCGAAGAGGGACAACGTCTGGTGGCCGCCGGACCACAACTCCCCTAA
- the gyrB gene encoding DNA topoisomerase (ATP-hydrolyzing) subunit B has product MTDEQKNAANQYDASNITVLEGLEAVRKRPAMYIGDISERGLHHLVYEVVDNSIDEAMAGYCDEIFVTIHKDNSITVSDNGRGIPTGIHEKENRSALEVVMTVLHAGGKFDKGSYKVSGGLHGVGVSCVNALSTRMIATIYREGKIFHQEYERGKPLEPVKVIGETDKTGTEIHFIPDNTIFTATTYSFDVLSTRLRELAFLNKGIRLTLTDERQTDENGNPLQQVFYSENGLVDFIEYLDENREALIPEVISMEGVKNGIPIEVAMKYNTSFTENLHSYVNNINTHEGGTHLSGFRRALTRTLKSYAEKSGMLAKLKYDINGDDFREGLTAVISVKVAEPQFEGQTKTKLGNSEVMGAVDQMLSEHLAIYLEEHPKEAKTIVQKVILAATARHAARKARELVQRKNVLTGSGLPGKLSDCSERDPQVSEIYLVEGDSAGGTAKQGRDRRFQAILPLRGKILNVEKALPHRIFESEEIKNIYTALGVHLGTEEDSKALNIEKLRYHKIIIMTDADVDGSHIATLILTFFFRYMRELIERGYVYIATPPLYLIRKGKTERYCWTEEERAQIVSELSTDGTDKGIHIQRYKGLGEMNAEQLWATTMDPARRTLRQVTIENGSEADHVFSMLMGDDVPPRRAFIEANAKYANIDA; this is encoded by the coding sequence ATGACAGACGAACAGAAAAACGCAGCTAATCAGTATGATGCCAGTAATATTACGGTACTGGAGGGCTTGGAAGCCGTACGAAAACGTCCGGCGATGTATATTGGCGATATCAGTGAAAGAGGACTTCATCACCTGGTTTACGAAGTGGTGGATAATTCCATTGATGAAGCCATGGCCGGTTATTGCGATGAAATTTTTGTTACCATTCATAAAGACAATTCCATTACGGTTTCTGATAACGGACGTGGAATTCCTACCGGCATACACGAAAAGGAAAACCGTTCGGCTCTTGAAGTTGTAATGACCGTATTGCATGCCGGTGGAAAGTTTGACAAAGGTTCTTATAAAGTTTCCGGCGGATTGCATGGCGTAGGGGTAAGCTGTGTGAATGCGCTTTCTACCCGGATGATTGCTACCATCTATCGCGAAGGGAAAATATTCCATCAGGAATACGAAAGAGGAAAACCGCTGGAACCGGTAAAAGTAATTGGCGAAACGGATAAAACCGGAACAGAAATTCATTTTATTCCGGATAATACCATTTTTACGGCCACAACGTACAGCTTTGATGTGCTTTCTACCCGTTTGCGCGAGCTGGCTTTCCTGAATAAAGGTATTCGTCTTACACTTACCGACGAACGGCAAACAGATGAGAACGGAAATCCTCTTCAGCAGGTTTTTTACTCGGAAAACGGGTTGGTCGATTTTATTGAGTATCTGGATGAAAATCGCGAAGCACTGATCCCGGAAGTTATTTCCATGGAAGGCGTGAAAAATGGGATTCCCATTGAAGTCGCCATGAAATACAATACATCGTTTACCGAGAATCTCCATTCGTATGTAAATAATATCAATACGCATGAGGGCGGAACGCACCTTTCCGGATTTCGCAGGGCGCTTACCCGGACGTTAAAAAGTTATGCTGAAAAGTCGGGGATGCTGGCCAAGTTAAAGTATGATATCAATGGCGATGATTTCCGCGAAGGATTAACCGCGGTGATTTCGGTAAAAGTGGCGGAACCGCAGTTTGAAGGACAAACCAAAACAAAACTGGGAAACTCTGAAGTAATGGGTGCTGTGGATCAGATGTTGAGCGAACATTTGGCCATTTATCTGGAAGAACATCCCAAGGAAGCCAAAACCATTGTACAAAAAGTGATTTTGGCCGCTACGGCCCGTCATGCTGCACGGAAAGCCCGGGAATTGGTACAGCGGAAAAATGTATTGACAGGCTCCGGTTTGCCCGGTAAGTTGTCAGATTGTTCCGAACGCGACCCGCAAGTATCCGAAATTTACCTTGTGGAGGGTGATTCGGCCGGTGGAACCGCTAAACAGGGGCGTGACAGACGTTTTCAGGCGATTCTTCCCTTGCGGGGAAAAATTCTGAACGTGGAAAAAGCATTGCCTCACCGGATTTTTGAAAGTGAAGAGATAAAAAATATTTATACCGCTCTTGGGGTGCATTTGGGAACAGAAGAAGACAGCAAAGCATTGAATATCGAGAAACTGCGTTACCATAAAATTATCATCATGACCGATGCTGATGTGGATGGTAGCCATATTGCTACGCTGATTTTGACTTTCTTTTTCCGTTACATGCGCGAATTGATTGAGCGCGGGTATGTTTACATTGCCACACCGCCGCTTTATTTGATCCGGAAAGGAAAAACAGAACGTTATTGCTGGACCGAGGAAGAAAGAGCCCAGATTGTGAGTGAGCTTTCTACCGACGGAACGGATAAGGGAATTCATATTCAGCGATACAAAGGTCTTGGTGAAATGAACGCCGAACAGCTTTGGGCCACAACGATGGATCCGGCCCGCCGTACTTTGCGGCAGGTTACCATCGAAAACGGTTCGGAAGCCGATCATGTCTTTTCCATGTTGATGGGAGATGATGTGCCGCCACGGAGAGCTTTCATTGAAGCCAATGCAAAATATGCCAATATTGATGCTTAG
- the mtaB gene encoding tRNA (N(6)-L-threonylcarbamoyladenosine(37)-C(2))-methylthiotransferase MtaB, with amino-acid sequence MMKKKIAFKTLGCRLNLFETDALISEFTQMDYEVVDFSEDADVYVVNTCTVTNQSDRKSKQVMNQVFRKHPEALKIVTGCMATNYKESLEEGEKVDFVVDNDHKSAIPSLVEAWTQGEVVTPDRFEKDLFGYEAAKTTLHTRSLIKIQDGCNNFCTYCIIPKVRGRATSRPVADVLENIRQVVEFGFKEVVLTGVNIGRYQDGDTDFEQLVEKILELPGDFRLRISSMEPDGFTESFFRLFSHPKLAPHLHLCLQSGSETILKRMRRMYTAQLFEEMVAEIRRRYPDFHLTTDIIVGFPGETEADFQESVAMAKRLQFGHIHTFKYSIRKGTRAERMPDQIPEKEKNRRSAIIRSLSDEMKLRYRKSWIGKEQTVLIEQFNEEGFALGYGEHYIPVLIQQKGLEHNRFYRVRLTGVVLLDEPVLTGEIKTE; translated from the coding sequence ATGATGAAGAAAAAAATTGCTTTTAAAACACTGGGGTGCCGGTTAAATTTATTTGAAACGGATGCACTGATTTCAGAATTCACCCAAATGGACTACGAAGTCGTTGACTTTTCGGAAGATGCCGATGTGTATGTGGTAAATACCTGCACGGTAACCAACCAAAGTGACCGGAAGTCAAAACAGGTGATGAATCAGGTTTTCCGGAAACATCCGGAAGCGTTAAAGATTGTAACAGGCTGTATGGCTACCAATTACAAGGAGAGCCTGGAAGAGGGGGAAAAAGTCGATTTTGTTGTGGATAATGACCATAAATCGGCCATTCCTTCTTTGGTGGAAGCCTGGACACAGGGTGAAGTGGTGACACCCGACCGTTTTGAAAAAGATCTTTTTGGTTATGAAGCGGCAAAGACCACGTTACACACGCGTAGCCTGATTAAGATTCAGGATGGCTGTAATAATTTCTGCACGTATTGTATTATTCCTAAAGTTCGTGGCCGGGCAACCAGTCGGCCGGTAGCTGATGTGCTTGAAAACATCCGTCAGGTCGTGGAATTTGGGTTTAAAGAAGTGGTGCTGACCGGAGTGAATATTGGCCGGTATCAAGATGGAGATACTGATTTTGAACAATTGGTGGAAAAGATCCTGGAGCTTCCGGGTGATTTCCGGTTGCGAATTTCTTCCATGGAGCCGGACGGCTTTACCGAGAGTTTTTTCCGTTTGTTTTCTCATCCCAAACTTGCTCCGCATTTGCATTTGTGTTTGCAAAGTGGTTCGGAAACGATTTTAAAACGGATGCGACGCATGTACACCGCACAATTGTTTGAAGAAATGGTGGCTGAAATCCGCCGGCGCTATCCTGATTTCCATTTGACCACTGACATTATTGTCGGATTTCCGGGTGAAACGGAAGCCGATTTTCAGGAAAGTGTAGCCATGGCCAAACGATTACAGTTTGGACATATCCATACGTTTAAATACAGCATACGGAAAGGAACCCGTGCAGAACGTATGCCCGATCAGATTCCGGAAAAAGAAAAAAACCGTCGTTCTGCAATTATTCGCAGCCTGTCGGATGAAATGAAACTGCGTTACCGGAAATCATGGATTGGCAAAGAACAGACTGTACTTATCGAACAATTCAATGAAGAAGGTTTTGCTTTGGGTTATGGTGAACATTATATTCCGGTTCTTATCCAGCAAAAGGGGTTGGAACACAATCGGTTTTACCGGGTAAGGCTTACCGGTGTCGTTTTGTTGGACGAACCGGTGTTGACCGGAGAGATAAAAACAGAATAA
- a CDS encoding MiaB/RimO family radical SAM methylthiotransferase encodes MKYFILQLGCQMNISDGERVQRVLDEMGFEPTDREEEANLLGVIACSVRQKAIDKVYSRIQKWNRWKNKKNLITFVTGCVLPADREKFLKQFDLVFTMNELPELPTMIHQYGIVTPAGMQAMDKGLQEMEWPEKESRNEAAFRMKKAALPVETEKEKHPEKGIEEFWHITPKYGSGWEAYIPIQNGCNKFCTYCAVPYTRGREVSRPSGEIMDELRHLVENGYKSITLLGQNVNSYGLDKKGEEVSFAELLQMIGEFGNQRKEKFWVYFTSPHPRDMTDEVIEVIARYPCLAKQIHLPIQSGDDAMLVRMNRKHTVERYRHIVQTIRRLIPEATLFTDIIVGFTGETEEQIENTRRAMEEFQYNMAYIAQYSPRPGAVSSRWADDIPKEVKKARYHMLTEELMKHSLAYNQSLIGKTMTVLVRGKDRKNGYLSALTEGKLIVRFASDDEKLIGQFVQVKIHSAASFSMEGDLVAVEKSEPVNRR; translated from the coding sequence ATGAAATATTTTATTTTACAGTTGGGATGCCAGATGAACATTTCGGATGGCGAAAGAGTACAGCGGGTGCTGGATGAAATGGGTTTTGAGCCAACCGATAGGGAAGAGGAAGCCAATTTGTTGGGGGTTATTGCCTGTTCGGTGCGGCAAAAAGCCATCGATAAAGTGTATTCCCGTATTCAGAAATGGAACCGGTGGAAAAATAAAAAAAACCTGATCACCTTTGTTACCGGTTGCGTTTTGCCGGCTGACCGTGAAAAATTCCTGAAGCAGTTCGATTTGGTATTTACCATGAATGAATTGCCCGAATTGCCCACCATGATTCATCAGTATGGTATCGTAACACCCGCCGGAATGCAGGCGATGGATAAAGGGCTGCAGGAAATGGAATGGCCCGAAAAAGAAAGCCGGAATGAAGCGGCTTTTCGGATGAAAAAAGCGGCTTTGCCCGTGGAAACGGAAAAAGAAAAACATCCCGAGAAGGGCATTGAAGAATTCTGGCACATCACCCCAAAATATGGTTCGGGATGGGAAGCGTATATTCCTATCCAAAACGGATGTAATAAATTTTGTACGTATTGTGCGGTTCCTTATACCCGGGGACGTGAAGTATCGCGTCCTTCCGGTGAAATTATGGACGAATTGCGCCATTTGGTGGAAAATGGATATAAAAGCATTACCCTGCTGGGGCAGAATGTCAATTCTTACGGACTGGATAAAAAAGGAGAAGAAGTCTCTTTTGCCGAGCTTTTGCAAATGATTGGCGAGTTTGGAAACCAGAGAAAAGAGAAATTTTGGGTCTATTTTACTTCGCCGCATCCGCGGGATATGACCGATGAAGTAATTGAAGTAATTGCCCGGTATCCTTGTCTGGCCAAACAAATTCATTTGCCCATACAATCGGGTGATGATGCCATGTTGGTACGGATGAACCGGAAACATACGGTGGAACGGTACCGTCATATTGTGCAAACCATTCGCCGGTTGATTCCTGAAGCGACGCTGTTTACCGATATTATTGTCGGTTTTACCGGCGAAACGGAAGAACAGATTGAAAATACCCGTCGGGCGATGGAAGAATTTCAATACAACATGGCTTATATCGCACAATATTCACCCCGACCGGGCGCAGTGAGTTCGCGTTGGGCCGATGATATCCCAAAAGAAGTGAAAAAAGCCCGTTATCATATGCTTACTGAAGAACTGATGAAGCATTCGCTGGCTTATAATCAAAGTTTAATCGGAAAAACGATGACCGTTTTGGTGCGTGGGAAAGACCGGAAAAACGGTTACCTGTCGGCATTGACCGAAGGGAAACTGATTGTGCGTTTTGCTTCGGATGATGAAAAACTCATCGGACAGTTTGTACAGGTGAAAATACATAGTGCTGCTTCTTTTTCGATGGAAGGAGACTTGGTTGCTGTTGAAAAATCGGAACCGGTAAACAGAAGATGA